From Micropterus dolomieu isolate WLL.071019.BEF.003 ecotype Adirondacks linkage group LG21, ASM2129224v1, whole genome shotgun sequence:
TTCCCCATGCAGTATTTGTTTGCACTTTGCGCACAAGGACCACTAAATGACCCAGCGCAGTCCACCAATGGGCTCTCGGGACTTGTCCGGCTTCGCATTATGGAGGAGATCCGCTAGCAGAGAGGACGCGAGAGGGAATCGCTGAGCTAGAGGCAGTTTGTTTCATGAACTCGGAATCACTGCGATGGAATGAGCCGCTGCAGAAACTCAACTGAACTTGCGGAGAACTTTTCTTCTTGCGTCTCTTTTGCGCCTGTGAGTTTCTATTTTAGTTTCCACCCCAATCATGTACGGATAACGGGAGGTTCGCTCAAGAATCCGGCTCAAATGGATCAGCGCTGACGGGTTTATGGAGTCGGGATTACACAGCGCAGTGCCAGCCTGTTGAACGCCCACACACGGGCCTATCACACACCATCTGCCACGGAATAAAAAAGACTCTCCAGTGAAGACACTATTAGTGGAAGTAGTGTAGAAGTTTTACATATGACACTGCTGTGAGTTTTGCGTTTCTTGCAGCCAGAACAATGGCACGCTCTGGCGCATTGACACAGAGCGCCTGTAGATATGTTTGGCCTCTTGGTTGTGTGCTCTTGTTTTTCGGCTACTTATCTGTGGCCTCGCCATCCCATGGTCGGAGGCTGATATGCTGGCAAGCCATAATGAACTGCCAAGCAGAGCCCGAGTGCAATTACGCATACGAACACTACACGCGCGCGTGTGGCCCCGTGCTGAACGGGGACAGGAAGAAGTGCCCCAGCCACTGCATCTCCTCGCTCGTTCAGCTCAATTTGACCAAAAACGGGCCAGCTCTGGAGGACTGCAGCTGCGCCCACGACCCGTTGTGTACGAGCACCAAACGGGCCATCGAGCCATGTTTGCCCAGGACTACCAGCACTGGTTGCACGGAAGCTCGGCGACAGTGCGAGAGAGACCAGCAGTGCAGCTCCACCATGCACGATTATCTGAACCACTGCGGGAAACTTTTCAGCGGGGCAATCTGCACGAATGCTTGCCGGAATGTGATCGCGAATATGCGTAAAATACCCAAGGGTCAGCAGCTGGACACTTGTATGTGTGACGGGACAGAGAGGGCCATCTGTGAGTTTGTCAAGAGCAGCATGAAGGCGCTGTGCTTCGACTCGCCCGTGAGGGATGAGGGCAGCGGGTCCGACTACGGCCAGGATCCAGATTACGACGACGACCCCTCGGATCAGGACTATCCAGAGGAGCTGGAAAGCGGATCCTCTCTCCCGGCGGCTCACTGTGTTTTGACCCTGTTGGCATCCATCTTGGCTGTATTGCCCCTCATTTAGTCCCCGGGGTCATAATCTGCCCCGACTATTGTCCGGATAAAAGGAAATCTAAACCTTTGTCACTTATTGACCTGCTACTATTGAAAGCTTAGAGACGCAATGACTAAAGGAAGGGGTGTGTTGGCGCATGCCTTGTTTGAATTGAGTTATAGACGCTGAAGGATATCAAATCAG
This genomic window contains:
- the gas1a gene encoding growth arrest-specific protein 1a translates to MARSGALTQSACRYVWPLGCVLLFFGYLSVASPSHGRRLICWQAIMNCQAEPECNYAYEHYTRACGPVLNGDRKKCPSHCISSLVQLNLTKNGPALEDCSCAHDPLCTSTKRAIEPCLPRTTSTGCTEARRQCERDQQCSSTMHDYLNHCGKLFSGAICTNACRNVIANMRKIPKGQQLDTCMCDGTERAICEFVKSSMKALCFDSPVRDEGSGSDYGQDPDYDDDPSDQDYPEELESGSSLPAAHCVLTLLASILAVLPLI